The Candidatus Brocadiaceae bacterium genome has a segment encoding these proteins:
- a CDS encoding polysaccharide biosynthesis/export family protein encodes MIRGLIGVIICVVLPITCGCAKHELKDDTSAMFTEEGIEEIKPVKLSDYKLGPGDVLEISVWRQEDLSKSVKVDPYGRIVYPLIGEMEVKGSTVSELYRLLKEGLSKYYVDPKIAISMISIESHKVYVFGEVGKPGVVHIDSPIGVIEAISQSGGFTHDARKNSVVVVKSEENRYVRLNMNEILKRGKIEQNIQLAAGDIIYVPATYIANISRFGNYLRDVFAPALMFEETIILGDRVGDIFGKGVDASGPVITIER; translated from the coding sequence ATGATAAGAGGTCTAATCGGTGTTATCATCTGTGTTGTTTTACCTATAACCTGTGGTTGCGCAAAACATGAGTTAAAGGATGATACGAGCGCAATGTTTACAGAGGAGGGAATAGAGGAAATAAAACCAGTGAAGTTGTCCGACTATAAGCTTGGACCGGGAGACGTATTGGAAATATCTGTGTGGCGACAAGAGGATTTAAGCAAGAGTGTCAAGGTAGACCCTTATGGCAGGATTGTGTATCCTTTAATTGGTGAGATGGAGGTAAAAGGATCAACGGTTTCAGAACTGTATCGTCTATTAAAAGAGGGTTTATCAAAATATTATGTTGATCCTAAAATTGCCATTTCAATGATTTCCATTGAAAGTCATAAGGTTTATGTTTTCGGTGAGGTTGGAAAGCCTGGTGTTGTTCATATCGATTCGCCCATCGGCGTAATCGAGGCCATCTCTCAATCGGGGGGGTTTACACATGATGCCAGAAAAAATAGTGTGGTGGTAGTAAAAAGCGAAGAAAATAGATATGTAAGATTGAACATGAATGAGATTTTAAAAAGAGGCAAAATAGAACAGAATATTCAGCTTGCCGCAGGGGATATAATATATGTGCCTGCTACGTATATTGCCAATATAAGTAGATTTGGTAACTATCTAAGAGATGTCTTTGCCCCCGCACTTATGTTTGAAGAGACTATTATCCTTGGAGACAGAGTGGGTGATATTTTTGGTAAGGGAGTTGACGCTAGTGGCCCTGTAATAACTATTGAGCGATAA
- a CDS encoding aspartate kinase, whose amino-acid sequence MGLVVQKFGGTSVADEVRIKAAARRVVDTFKAGNKVIVVVSARGKTTDELINLAYGITNNPSSRELDMLMSTGEQISIALMAMAIHSLGYPAVSFTGGQVGIVTDSYHTKARIRNINTQRIQKEVDNGTIVIVAGFQGIDANENITTLGRGGSDTTAVALAAIMKADRCDIFTDVDGIYTADPRKVPHAQKLKKISYDEILELASLGAQIMHSRSIEFAKKYNVPLYVRSSFKDIEGTLICQEAKEMEDIVVSGVTVSKDDAKITIRSIPDVPGQAAKIFHEIAKRNINVDMIIQNTSIDQKADLTFTVPRSDLDNALALAEEIKKDLWAKEVISDSKIAKLSVVGIGMRSHCGIAEKMFNSLAEEKINIQMISTSEIKISCVIDEEHADRALRIVHTVFGLDALTNKEIINV is encoded by the coding sequence ATGGGACTTGTTGTGCAAAAATTTGGCGGAACCTCGGTTGCCGATGAGGTCCGCATCAAAGCAGCAGCGAGACGAGTTGTAGATACGTTTAAAGCGGGAAATAAGGTGATTGTCGTCGTTTCAGCAAGAGGCAAAACAACCGACGAGCTGATAAATCTTGCTTATGGCATAACAAATAACCCCTCATCTCGTGAGTTGGATATGCTTATGTCAACGGGTGAGCAGATTTCCATTGCCCTCATGGCAATGGCTATTCATTCCCTTGGATACCCGGCTGTTTCTTTTACAGGCGGTCAAGTCGGCATCGTTACCGACAGTTATCATACAAAGGCGCGCATACGGAACATCAACACTCAGCGTATTCAAAAAGAAGTCGATAATGGCACCATAGTGATCGTCGCAGGCTTTCAGGGTATCGATGCAAATGAAAATATTACCACCCTTGGTCGCGGCGGTTCTGATACAACTGCTGTTGCCCTGGCTGCAATTATGAAAGCTGACCGTTGCGACATTTTTACCGATGTAGACGGAATCTATACCGCTGATCCCAGGAAAGTCCCCCATGCACAAAAATTGAAAAAGATATCTTATGATGAAATCCTTGAGCTGGCAAGTCTGGGGGCACAGATTATGCATTCCCGTTCAATTGAATTTGCAAAAAAATACAATGTCCCTCTCTATGTTCGATCCAGTTTCAAAGATATTGAGGGAACTTTGATTTGTCAGGAGGCCAAAGAAATGGAAGATATTGTTGTAAGTGGTGTAACTGTAAGCAAGGATGATGCAAAAATTACGATACGATCAATACCGGATGTTCCCGGGCAGGCAGCCAAAATTTTCCATGAAATCGCCAAAAGAAATATTAATGTGGATATGATTATTCAGAATACCAGCATCGATCAAAAGGCTGATCTCACCTTTACGGTGCCCCGAAGTGATTTGGATAACGCACTGGCATTGGCCGAGGAAATTAAAAAGGATCTCTGGGCAAAAGAAGTCATATCGGACAGCAAAATAGCCAAGCTCTCAGTGGTAGGTATCGGTATGCGAAGCCACTGTGGAATAGCAGAGAAAATGTTCAACTCTCTGGCTGAAGAAAAAATCAACATTCAAATGATCAGTACTTCAGAGATTAAAATCTCTTGTGTGATCGATGAGGAACATGCAGATCGTGCTCTGCGAATCGTACATACCGTTTTTGGATTAGACGCGCTGACAAACAAGGAAATTATCAATGTTTAG
- a CDS encoding radical SAM protein, which translates to MSHPHYPHQKHQGGHPMPHGRGGHPETIKETYHRIKDDTSGKPAMEYMKNMKNQLRLVFWETTAGCNLECIHCRRLDVSTTLAKGDMSTKEAIAFVDAVAEAGNPILVLSGGEPLFRPDIFEIAKHAVSKGLSVAMATNGTLVDDTIAKKIVDAGIARVSISFDGADAKTHDEFRKLPGSFDMSIAGFKRLKSLGMSMQINCTIAKHNVHQMDDLYHMAVDLGADAIHLFMLVPVGCGVEIADDQMLAPEKYEEVLNHFYDLSKEAKIQTKATCAPHYFRIMRERAKEEGITVSPKTHGMAAMTKGCLAGTGVCFVSHKGEVFPCGYLPVEAGHVRKQKFIDIWNDSPIFQKLRNPDLLEGKCGACEYKKVCEGCRARAFYDTGNYLAEEPYCIYEPKLTRAAKS; encoded by the coding sequence ATGTCGCATCCACATTATCCGCACCAAAAACATCAGGGGGGGCATCCCATGCCGCATGGGCGTGGTGGTCATCCTGAAACGATAAAAGAGACGTACCACCGCATCAAAGACGATACTTCCGGCAAACCAGCGATGGAATACATGAAGAACATGAAAAATCAGTTGCGTCTCGTTTTCTGGGAAACGACAGCAGGCTGCAATCTGGAGTGCATCCATTGTCGCAGGCTGGATGTAAGCACGACCCTTGCCAAGGGAGACATGTCTACAAAAGAGGCCATCGCGTTTGTTGATGCGGTAGCTGAGGCAGGGAATCCCATACTGGTGCTGAGCGGAGGCGAACCCCTCTTTCGTCCAGACATATTTGAAATAGCAAAACATGCGGTGAGTAAGGGGTTGAGCGTCGCGATGGCAACCAACGGGACCCTGGTGGATGATACCATTGCAAAAAAGATTGTAGATGCGGGTATTGCCAGGGTATCCATCAGCTTTGACGGGGCTGATGCCAAGACGCATGATGAATTCCGAAAATTACCGGGTTCTTTTGACATGTCAATTGCCGGTTTTAAAAGATTGAAGTCCTTGGGCATGAGTATGCAGATCAATTGTACCATTGCGAAACATAACGTACACCAGATGGATGATCTGTACCATATGGCAGTGGATCTTGGCGCGGACGCAATACACCTTTTTATGCTGGTGCCGGTAGGATGTGGTGTGGAAATTGCGGATGACCAGATGTTGGCGCCGGAAAAATATGAAGAGGTCCTCAATCATTTTTATGATCTTTCCAAAGAAGCAAAGATCCAAACGAAAGCCACCTGTGCGCCGCACTATTTTCGCATAATGAGGGAACGCGCAAAAGAGGAGGGTATTACTGTTTCACCAAAGACCCACGGTATGGCCGCGATGACCAAGGGTTGTCTGGCGGGAACGGGAGTTTGTTTTGTTTCCCATAAGGGAGAGGTATTCCCCTGTGGTTATTTGCCTGTGGAGGCTGGTCATGTGAGGAAACAAAAATTTATAGATATTTGGAACGATTCTCCCATTTTCCAAAAACTGAGGAATCCGGATTTGTTGGAAGGGAAATGCGGGGCTTGTGAATATAAGAAGGTTTGTGAAGGATGCAGGGCTCGTGCTTTTTATGATACGGGCAACTATCTTGCAGAAGAACCGTATTGTATTTATGAACCGAAGCTTACCCGGGCTGCAAAAAGCTAA
- a CDS encoding putative metal-binding motif-containing protein: MRTAKGRLVVLLCSIPAVFFLVSADCVRGNDTGMSGSVFYGRNTREGTSTTQTVHTQDKDRNDKKEKKREKEEDGERSDDDTRGDDKSINDDRGKGRDKDRDNRGNDDDDDKCDDDKKNDDKRKGRDKKSDDDDDERSDDEDDEDNDGDGYTGADDCDDNDSSINPNAREVCDGVDNNCDGQIDEGVKTTYYEDADGDGYGNTEVTQESCEQPPGYVTDHTDCDDTRAAVNPGATEIKRNGIDDDCNASTPDDDTGVNLPPDPGEAGKETLLGIDTDGDGVRDDIQRYIYFTYPDDEKLRLGLKYYAIEFQGVLKDADNRDLSYDHAIKMARHGECLFHLKGRESIYICRAIRAEILNTKERSIAYITYSDNLGGRVIRGAPRKNWNDSCSFDVDDTGGDQ, from the coding sequence ATGCGTACCGCCAAAGGTCGTCTCGTGGTTCTTTTGTGCTCTATCCCGGCTGTCTTTTTCCTGGTGTCTGCCGATTGTGTACGGGGGAACGATACGGGTATGTCCGGTTCAGTCTTTTATGGCAGAAATACCAGGGAAGGAACCAGTACGACACAGACAGTACACACGCAGGATAAAGACAGGAATGACAAAAAAGAAAAAAAAAGGGAGAAGGAGGAGGACGGCGAGAGGAGTGATGACGACACAAGGGGCGATGATAAAAGCATCAATGATGATCGTGGAAAGGGAAGGGATAAGGACAGGGATAACAGAGGCAATGACGACGATGATGACAAATGTGACGACGATAAAAAAAATGATGATAAGAGGAAGGGAAGGGATAAAAAGAGTGACGACGACGATGACGAAAGGAGTGACGATGAGGATGATGAGGACAATGATGGCGATGGGTATACTGGCGCGGATGATTGTGATGACAACGACTCCTCCATAAACCCCAACGCCCGGGAGGTATGCGATGGCGTGGACAATAACTGCGACGGGCAGATTGATGAGGGGGTGAAAACGACCTATTATGAGGATGCCGATGGTGATGGATACGGAAACACGGAGGTCACCCAGGAGTCCTGTGAACAGCCTCCGGGGTATGTTACCGATCATACCGATTGTGATGATACCCGTGCTGCGGTAAATCCTGGGGCTACGGAGATAAAGAGGAACGGTATTGACGATGACTGTAACGCATCGACACCGGATGATGATACGGGGGTGAACCTCCCTCCTGATCCAGGTGAGGCAGGAAAGGAAACCCTGCTTGGAATAGATACGGATGGTGACGGGGTGCGTGACGACATACAACGGTACATATACTTTACCTATCCCGATGATGAAAAGCTTCGACTAGGGCTTAAATATTATGCGATTGAGTTTCAGGGTGTACTCAAAGATGCCGATAACCGTGACTTGTCTTACGATCATGCAATAAAGATGGCACGCCATGGTGAATGTCTTTTTCACCTTAAAGGCAGGGAATCTATTTACATTTGTCGTGCGATACGTGCCGAGATACTGAATACAAAGGAACGTAGTATTGCTTATATAACTTACAGTGACAATCTGGGAGGAAGAGTTATCAGAGGTGCTCCACGGAAAAACTGGAATGACAGCTGTTCATTTGATGTAGACGATACGGGAGGTGACCAATGA
- a CDS encoding MFS transporter: MIKSFFTPPTHDVIEHYLKKAKIRKTLKTSFFEGSIAGISASIFEHFLRPLALFVNATVFQIGLLSSIPQLLVSVTQLWLPDILLRFKSRRNFVVLFALVQSLLVIPIILIHFLPGILQIPLLIVSFCFYTVIGSMVGPAWASLMSDIVPKRIIGLYFGKRDRMIGISSLIVILLIGFLLQQLSTNLALGFVFIFTLACILRIISSMFLKTQYDIPLHIKPEHHFSFLQFLRRAKTGNFGNYVFFVSGLSFSVSFAGPYFAVYMLESIQFNYFQYSIITISPLFFGIVFVPFWGKIGDRFGNLSVIRICGLVIPLIPVAWLISENFYYLLLIQIPSGLVWCGFNLCSTNFIYDSAIPEKRVRCISYFNAINNFSACIGTLLGGGSVYYVPALFGEKLLSIFVISALLRAIAVIFLYKRIKEVKRVRPFKLEKEYFRGIVPVFRPNRGYIRPVGVEMEKQSNNP; encoded by the coding sequence TTGATTAAATCCTTCTTTACTCCACCAACTCACGATGTAATTGAGCATTACCTGAAAAAGGCAAAAATACGCAAGACGCTTAAGACATCCTTTTTTGAAGGAAGTATTGCTGGTATTTCAGCTTCAATCTTCGAACATTTTCTTCGCCCGCTCGCACTCTTTGTAAACGCGACTGTTTTTCAGATTGGCTTGTTATCGTCTATTCCACAGCTCCTTGTTAGTGTTACGCAGCTTTGGCTTCCGGATATCCTCTTAAGATTCAAAAGCAGAAGAAACTTTGTTGTCCTTTTCGCTCTTGTCCAATCCTTGCTTGTAATTCCAATTATATTAATACACTTTCTCCCAGGCATACTGCAAATACCCCTTCTCATAGTATCGTTCTGTTTCTACACGGTCATTGGTTCTATGGTTGGGCCTGCATGGGCATCGCTTATGTCAGATATTGTCCCGAAACGAATTATCGGCTTGTATTTCGGCAAGAGGGATAGGATGATTGGTATTTCCTCATTAATAGTTATTTTATTAATAGGCTTCCTGCTTCAGCAATTAAGCACAAATCTCGCCTTGGGTTTTGTGTTCATTTTTACACTTGCCTGTATCCTCAGAATTATTTCTTCAATGTTTCTTAAAACACAATATGATATTCCGCTTCATATAAAACCAGAGCACCATTTTTCATTTCTTCAATTTCTTCGAAGGGCAAAGACGGGCAACTTTGGAAATTATGTTTTTTTTGTATCAGGACTGTCATTTTCGGTTAGTTTTGCCGGACCGTATTTCGCTGTGTACATGCTTGAAAGTATACAATTCAATTATTTTCAATACAGTATCATTACTATAAGCCCCCTGTTCTTTGGAATAGTATTTGTTCCCTTCTGGGGAAAAATTGGTGACAGGTTTGGAAATTTATCTGTCATCAGAATTTGTGGACTTGTCATACCCCTGATACCTGTTGCATGGCTCATTTCAGAGAACTTTTATTATCTTTTATTGATTCAGATACCATCCGGCCTTGTTTGGTGCGGCTTTAATTTATGTTCGACTAATTTTATCTATGATTCTGCTATCCCTGAAAAGCGCGTCCGCTGCATATCATATTTTAATGCCATAAATAATTTTTCAGCATGTATAGGAACGTTACTAGGAGGGGGTTCTGTTTATTATGTACCCGCACTGTTTGGTGAAAAGCTCTTATCAATTTTTGTGATCTCCGCTCTCCTGAGAGCCATAGCAGTAATATTTTTATATAAACGAATAAAAGAAGTGAAACGAGTAAGACCGTTTAAATTAGAAAAAGAATATTTCAGGGGAATCGTCCCTGTCTTTCGGCCTAACAGGGGATACATACGTCCAGTAGGCGTGGAGATGGAGAAACAATCAAATAATCCCTAA